In Sutterella faecalis, a genomic segment contains:
- the fabG gene encoding 3-oxoacyl-ACP reductase FabG: MEKMIFAADALAGQVALVTGASRGIGAAVMEAFMKAGAYVVGTATSEAGAQKITERAEALGGSGKGIVLNVCDAAASQKAVTDIVKEKGRIDILVNNAGITKDDLVLRMKDDAWEDVIETDLTAAFRLARACVRPMMKQRSGRIISMGSVVGAMGNAGQVNYAAAKAGLMGMTKALAREIGSRGVTVNCVAPGFIDTDMTKDLPEDHREALLKQIALGRLGQTDDIANACLYLASPAGAYLTGVTLHVNGGMFMG, encoded by the coding sequence ATGGAAAAGATGATTTTCGCGGCCGATGCTCTCGCCGGCCAGGTGGCGCTTGTGACGGGTGCTTCCCGCGGCATCGGCGCTGCGGTGATGGAAGCCTTCATGAAGGCAGGCGCCTACGTTGTCGGAACGGCGACCTCGGAAGCGGGCGCGCAGAAGATTACAGAGCGCGCAGAAGCGCTCGGCGGATCGGGCAAGGGCATTGTGCTTAATGTCTGCGATGCGGCGGCTTCTCAGAAGGCAGTGACCGACATCGTGAAGGAGAAGGGCAGAATCGACATTCTCGTCAATAATGCCGGCATTACGAAGGATGACCTCGTTCTTCGCATGAAGGACGACGCCTGGGAAGACGTGATTGAAACGGATCTGACGGCAGCCTTCCGGCTTGCGCGCGCCTGCGTTCGTCCGATGATGAAGCAGCGCTCCGGCCGCATTATCTCCATGGGATCCGTTGTCGGAGCCATGGGCAATGCCGGTCAGGTCAACTATGCGGCAGCCAAGGCCGGCCTCATGGGCATGACCAAAGCCCTGGCGCGCGAAATCGGCTCCCGCGGCGTGACGGTCAACTGCGTTGCCCCCGGCTTCATTGATACCGATATGACCAAGGATCTTCCTGAGGATCATCGTGAAGCGCTCCTCAAGCAGATTGCCCTCGGCCGCCTCGGTCAAACGGATGACATCGCCAATGCCTGCCTCTACCTTGCATCGCCTGCGGGCGCCTATCTGACGGGCGTTACGCTCCATGTGAACGGCGGCATGTTTATGGGCTGA
- the acpP gene encoding acyl carrier protein, whose amino-acid sequence MDEIEQKVKKIIAEQLGIKEEDIKNESSFIEDLGADSLTTVEMSLALEDAFGIEIPDTEQENLRTVQQAVDFVKAAVNK is encoded by the coding sequence ATGGACGAAATCGAACAGAAGGTCAAGAAGATCATCGCCGAACAGCTTGGCATCAAGGAAGAGGACATCAAGAACGAATCCTCCTTCATCGAAGACCTCGGCGCCGACAGCCTGACCACCGTTGAAATGTCCCTCGCTCTCGAGGACGCTTTCGGCATTGAAATCCCTGACACCGAGCAGGAAAACCTCCGCACGGTTCAGCAGGCTGTTGACTTCGTCAAGGCTGCCGTCAATAAGTAA